In one Acidobacteriota bacterium genomic region, the following are encoded:
- the purQ gene encoding phosphoribosylformylglycinamidine synthase I, whose amino-acid sequence MTIAVVVFPGTNCEHDVVHALDLLDTEAELVWHRDTHLSNFSGIVLPGGFAHGDYLRTGAIARFSPVMAEVERAAQIGTPVLGICNGFQILCEAGLLPGALVANRDLQFICRPIHVRIESTDSVLTGAASVGDVLRIPLNSYEGNYIVPTEQLTEIEANEQVILRYCDEAGVVSDRANPNGSTNNIAGLTNKRGNVAAVMPHPERATETILGSDDGRRLLEGFVVATRAAPVPSPSRTEAAAV is encoded by the coding sequence ATGACGATTGCAGTCGTGGTGTTCCCCGGCACCAACTGCGAGCACGATGTCGTCCACGCGCTCGACCTGCTGGATACCGAAGCAGAGTTGGTGTGGCACCGAGACACCCACTTGTCTAACTTTTCGGGAATAGTGCTCCCAGGCGGGTTTGCGCACGGCGACTACCTGCGCACTGGCGCCATTGCACGATTCTCACCTGTCATGGCAGAGGTCGAACGCGCCGCGCAGATCGGCACTCCGGTGCTGGGAATCTGCAACGGATTCCAGATCCTCTGCGAGGCAGGCCTCCTGCCCGGAGCCCTCGTTGCCAACCGTGACCTCCAGTTCATCTGCCGACCCATCCACGTCCGTATCGAGTCGACCGACTCGGTCCTCACCGGTGCGGCCAGTGTCGGCGACGTTTTGCGCATCCCGCTGAACTCCTACGAGGGCAACTACATTGTCCCCACCGAACAGCTCACAGAAATCGAAGCTAACGAGCAAGTCATCTTGCGCTACTGCGACGAGGCTGGTGTCGTCTCGGACCGTGCCAATCCAAACGGCTCGACCAACAACATTGCGGGCCTCACAAACAAACGCGGTAACGTCGCCGCGGTCATGCCACACCCCGAACGCGCCACCGAAACAATCCTCGGTTCGGATGACGGGCGTCGTCTCCTCGAAGGGTTCGTTGTGGCAACCAGAGCAGCGCCCGTGCCGAGTCCCTCGCGAACCGAAGCCGCCGCGGTATGA
- the purS gene encoding phosphoribosylformylglycinamidine synthase subunit PurS codes for MKFCVNIERKPGLADPEGKATERSLHDLGYTDVEHVSFGRAIVVDIDATDEALAREQVEEMCQRLLANPVMESYRIERVG; via the coding sequence ATGAAGTTTTGCGTCAATATCGAACGTAAACCCGGGCTTGCAGACCCCGAGGGGAAGGCAACCGAACGTAGCCTCCACGACCTCGGGTACACCGACGTCGAACATGTGTCGTTCGGTCGCGCGATTGTCGTCGATATCGACGCGACCGATGAGGCCCTCGCACGCGAGCAGGTCGAAGAGATGTGCCAGCGGCTCCTCGCCAACCCGGTGATGGAGTCATACAGAATCGAACGAGTCGGATGA